DNA sequence from the Bombus pyrosoma isolate SC7728 linkage group LG12, ASM1482585v1, whole genome shotgun sequence genome:
TATACTACATTTAAAACGCATAAAGCTAGAAACGAACTCGTTCTCGCTCGAAATCCGGATTTAGATATATCAAGGAACTAAACGGGACAAGTTTCGATAAAGTGATTTTTGAATTGACAAATAAAACGAACGTGAAATTTAGAAGAGTGGCCagaacatattaatattttatttgccgttatacatgtatattaagtgtattaagtaatataatattattatctattttgaCATAGAAAGGAACAAGGTTATAGATATTACTATTACGTAAAATGATGTAACGATGAAATctgttaaatttctttttcatattacagATTCGTGGGTAGCAGACAACGCATTAACCAACACCAGTTCGGCTTTGATGTACGTACTATCTTGTTTCAAAGCGAGAGCAAAATAGcaaaattacttaatatatataatactatttcACTACTACTAATACCATTActaatatactataataattacCGCGATAATTGCTATAAATAAAGCCATGTATCttctaaattataatagaCTGTGTAacataagatatattttacagcGATGATATCCGAGAAAGGAGCTACGAAGAAAGCACAATCCCCCGTGGCTTAGAACCGGTCGGCAAATCAGTCAACAGAGAACTAGTAAGTAGAGTTTGTCtcttacgatattttaaatataataatgtaaatataaatataaaaagtataaaaggcTATTCATATTGCAGGTGTATAACGATAGTTCTGTATCTCGTTCGAAGCAAACTTCGCCTTTACCAGCAGGTACTCAGAGGGATGTGAGATATATTCATGAATCTTCCAGTAAGTATAACAAGCCTAAACAAGTCTTTATCGCACAATAAAGTACATAAGTAAGTACAAGCTTATTGAAAGTTATTAAAGCGGTTCAAAGTAAAGTCATCGAATTCAGCCAATACTTTTCTTTATAATCTATCTATTTAGATTTTAGATAAATGCTAATTGACGTACACTTTATACTTTGATCTCCAATTATTATCCCGCTCTATCGTTTCGCTGGTCGAATGTCATGAAAACCACTCGCACGATGATGGCAACCAGTGATGACAGAACGAATTATTCCGATAACATTTACGTATACGCGATTTTCAATACTTTTACCGCTACTACCATCGAAACGtacaatattattgtaaatgcAGCATTGTTGTCTGGCTGTTACCGACAAAACTTAtctttacgattaaataaactcGTAGGCTACCAAACAGAACCAGCGCAAAACACGACGGTAACGACGACGGTGCACGCGAATGCTGCGCAAGAATATGGAAACGTCGAGTACGTACCAGTGCCATCGCCAACAGCAGCGATACCGATCAATCTGGCACCGGGTCCGAACACCAAAGTAACCACCACCATTAAAACGTACACTTACGAGCTACCAGGACCGCCTGAAACCTATTTACCAGGTGGCAACGCGCCAGGCACCGTTGTGCTGCCAGGTGATCAAACTATCACGTACACGATACCGAAAGGAACTAGCTCCACGGACAAAACCATCACTTATCAAACCGTGACCGAGAACGTTCCATCTAGAACACCAGCCGGATACAGCAGTCCGCCGCCTCCTGTAACAGACGTGACAAAGAAATCTACCACGATCCATCAAGAGTCAAAGTTCTATCACGAAGAACATCATGATAGTCCGGCCAACGTGCAACCAACCACCACAGTTACATATCATCCTGGTTCACCACTCTTGGCAAATAAAACAACGATCacgcgaaatgaaaaatactatCAGTTGGATGGAGGTTATCCAAACGGGCATACGGCTGGCGATCGACCGCCGGATCATCCGGGAACCACGGTCATCTATCAGAACCAACCACCCGCTATAAACGAGACTCGCACAACGATAAATCGGATCGAGGAACATTATCCTAGTCGACCGCCGTCCGGCGGACGACATCCGACACCCGATAAACCGGCAACACcggttaattattatacatcgCCAGTACAGTCCACTTCCCCGCCGCAGTCTACCACAacgatatacaaattttccaacacCACCACGTCCATACCTCCAAACAAGAATCCCGAAGACCACGAACTTTTGTTACCTAAACCGTTCCCGACCGAGGCTGTTCAGCTTTATCCATCGAACAAGCCGGCTAACAACAACGTGCAAACTCCGCCCAAGAAGTTGGAGGATCTAATGGCATCGTTTTCTGACACAGAGGTAATCAAAGCagcaaatatttctctacTTTCATTTCCTCGAGTATTTCTAGCCGTATGCAAGTGGCAGGCGTGTCTGTGGCAGGTGATGGGCAAGCTCGTACGGTCCCATCGCGTGTCTCTGTCCCTTATCCGTgcaaattattctatattttctcaCTTTTACCTACGCAAAACCTTTATATCTATGTACGACGTTGTTTCACAACTGCACTGCACATATCTATTCCAGTTAATCATTTTATCAATAGATCGATATTACTCGACGCTACTATTACCAAAACGGTGCTACACttacattatacatacaaatatttatatttatttcacctaattattactataaatttgtcaaacaTTTCAATCTGCAGCACTTTAATCTGTACATACGTCGTACATAAAATGTCGAATAGTAGATTCGTTGTAATATTCAGTGGCTAAAACGgatatttacgaaatttattatatttacgaaaaCACGATGCGTTTTTCCGTAAACATCGATACTCTGCAAATTaccttttcatattttattaaattcgatgaatcgttcgtttttcaCGCGATTTCTATCGTATcgtaaaaacaaattacaaattaattagaaaaagttGCTCCATTGTATACTACTAAATGGTAAACAATCTCTAACTTTCTCTCTAGCGCGAGGTCCTAGAAGACATtgagaaaagggaaaaggaacAACAGAAGGAGTCGCCAACGGTGAAAAAGGAGGTTGACTTTGTACCCCATACACCGCccaaagtaaaaagtaaaaatgttgCTGGACCTCCAGTTTATTATCCTCCCGGAGCAGCAGAATTCACtaagaaagaagaggctaGTGCAGCTATGTCACAGTCTGGTGGTGTAAGTACACTATATACACTTtacaaaaagtattcgaatCTTTTCCAAATTGTTTCCAAGAACAATATTTCTTACTCGTccgtttcaaaatattttctagctATAAATTAATTGCGAAACAACAGCGAATCCTCGCAATCGTGTTTCTGttacttataatatataagattatcggcactttttttttctttttattattatagggAGGATGGCAAAAGGCTAAGGCGAAATACGAATACGAAGCGTCTGGTAAAAGTAAATCGAAATCGAGTAGCGGCAAAGCTGTTGTTCCTGTTTGTTTGCCACTTTGTTGCGCCTTGCCATgtgtaattatgtaaattatatcgatattaatatcaatatcaatatcaatatcaatattaatacgTATTAATCTTGATTAAGCGACTTGTTAGTCATGTTTTAAACGATCGCGCGTCAGAATCGATCAGTGTTCCGCCGCTTTCGCCACTTGCGCCACTTGCGCCACTcgcgtagaataaaatttagagaACAACATTAACGTAAGAAACAGTAAACGATTTTAAAAAGCTGCAAAATCATTACGAAATGATTACGAAATGATTACGAAATGAATAAGTAAGAATAAAAACCTTatgtgctttttttttttcttttttttttctcgttccttattacaaaaatactcTTTTATACTCCTTACAAGCTCTACGTTTCGTCATATGCagtacattatatttatgtataaaaatatatcattatataaacTACGTATTTTGCacttttattaagaattttataaaattttctaaaattcgaaatagtttctcttaataattcttttctcaGGAATCGAAGATATTCGATCGAACATCACGATAGAAAGACGTTTTGCAGATATATTCATTAGTATATATCcttttatatcgttgtattattaaagcaatattttatgattgtcttttcacttttattacTATCTGTTACGATGAACGGTTACATATTTATGCGCTTACAGGATATTGTCTGTATATGGATTTAACAATATGGATTTAATATGGACGAAAATATGgatgaaaatacgaatttaaatgcaacaaatttcaaaaggAATTTAGATAAAGTTGTCAAGACAAATAAGATATAAGacgatacattttcttttccttttttttcttttttcgtagtttaatataatcttaaagtaaataaatataagtaaaagtcataattatatcattcttttatcgtgtttaaaaaattcttttaatagaataatacCGTGAATTATGGtgctataataattttagtaaaCAAAGACATGTAAATGTTATGCGCTCTCATTAAATTTTGAGTTTGTGTATTATTAGAATACATGGTTACAGATATGTTTAATATGTTacgaatatgtaaaaattgtgCCATGAGACGATATATAGATGTAAAATGTGTGTTAATAATAGCttctatttcaataaaatgtcTACTCCAGCTATGAGACcatcttttattcttcttcatctttcaTTCGATTTTGTTCGTATCATCCATAGGATACCATAATTGATAAACTTCAACTACTTGGTGTATCGTAATCaaagatatgtataataaagaTGCGTGTaagtattttctaataaaaatacacggCGTACACAGTGGCCACACAGAATATCGTATcctgaaaaaatgttattatctTTGTGCATTTATCTCTTTGCTATTGAGTTTCTTTCGCTAATAATcgctttttataataatcgcAAGAATTAAAAGCTATACACgtacattaaataatacattaaataatacgTATCTTTGCAAgtacgtttattttaaaattgatgTAGTCGAACGATATCCAATATTGTAACTCAATTTGTAAACTGTTTAGTATCGCTTGTTCTCAACCAAATACAGTACCGatattaaactaaattaagATACTAAAATTAACTGCGCGACTCTTACATTCAAGAAACTATCATACGCGTACGTATCTGCTTCTGCATCCCAAATACATCTTGTACCCATTTTCACCCCAGCACCATGCTGCTCACCCAAAACcacatttacaatatatttgtaacGTTTGAACTTTAGCTCTAGAAATAAGTACGtgacaaattatttgacattttttaattatccgATTAAACTTGGCGTATTATTTACTcgacaattaatttattttagaaaagagAATTTCACCTTTAACTTTCTCTCTAATTAAATCCGCTATATCTTTGGTCCATTGGGCTGCTTCCTGAGCATCGTAAGTTTTCGCAGAAAGCTGATCAAATAGCACATTATGTATAACTTCTTTAGCGTTTAACGGTTTAAACCTGTATCCAAATCATTTGTTCACCTTTTATATTACAGTTATAGTAAAAAGCGAAACGCTTTATTAAACTATCGTTATATATAAGTAGAGCTTAGCCAACTATTCGACCTACTATATTACTCCTTTTAACCAttcctaataataataataataataataataataataataataataataataatattaatattaataataataataataataaaagttatattccatatagaATGCATTTCAAACGTTATCTACAACGAGAGTGGTACTAGACTGCTCTGTATATAGTTTCTATATATGCAAATTATATACTTAAGATTATGTTAGAAGTATATACTTAAAGTATGAAATCGTAtcttcaaaatgaaaaaggtATTCCCCTTGATtgtaacaacaacaacaacaacaacaacaacaacaacaacaacaacatattagaaataattgaacaaGATAAAGCTTGACAAGCAAATCATgtcgttaaaaaagaaattcaattaaaagctCTCAAGCCAAAAGGATAGAGTTCAACTGTAGAAAATTTCGATACGATTAATAGATACTTCTCGTGTAACTGCGGACGTATTTGATAAACTGGTTGTTCTAACGTCACAGTTTCCGCGTCATCGAGCACCTCCACATTTAGCCTCGATTTTTCGTCCTTCCGAATAATCTTTCCTTCCTCTGGAACATCCTCTTGGCATTCTTCTGCTTCTATCTCTTCCGATGCGACAGTAGCTTTACTTTCAATATTGTCCGTCATCTATTTCAATTACGTTGGAATCCAATTACAAAagaacgttaaatatttctcacaCTGCACTTAGGTTATGAAACCTGTCGCCTCGAATCACAGTCGTATCAGGTAGGTAATGAGAGTGCTCACGCTCACGAACCTGGTTGTTCTCGGACTAGTGCTGCACCACGCGGTCAAGCGCCGAATTTAAATTGACGTTGGCATATACACGAACCTATAAAATTAAGGATCTGCCCTGTTTGGTCGTAGCCAACTAGCATAGCCAAGAATCTATTTAATTGTTCGGTTCTACGGAAAACGTCCTATCTACTTTTCTATCTGAGACAGGCAAGTATAAGAATGAGAAAATCGCGCAATAATGGAACTAGTTGTATGTTGtctaagaaagagaaattaatcgtttgcTATATTTTTGAACGACGACGCACACATGTATAAAGCAgggttaaaaataatacaaaatgtcggaatataataatttatggaaaaaaaaacaaacaaacaaagaaaacgaataaattttttcttgaTGTCTCGAGATGCCTTGCACCTGCAAATTCAGATTAGTTTTATCAAAACTTCAAGTCCCTTATAGGCCCTGTCTACGTTTGTTTAAGTCCTATACCTATCAGAAATCtaaacgtttctttctatacgaccttcctttttttttttttttttttttttttcacgtggagaaatcctcatggacactccgctgccgctaacagtagcagcagagtagtgtcggactcctaccgactaaaactccacgttggccatcctacgcgtatgacagggGGTGCTCCAGGAACCTCCGGTGAATTACTTCTGTTGCATCCCCTCCCGCGTTCTCTCTTCGAGCCAGTCCTGTATATTCCTTGGCTGTTGAATTTGGCGCTGGGGTGGTGGGGGGCCATCGCCCCTCTTTCTATACGACCTATGTAAAAGCCTAAACCTGTTTAAGAACCCCACCTATacgaaaatctaaaatttagAAGGAAAAGGTATATATTACAAGGGGAAAAGGATATTATAACCCAATGATATCTGAAACAAACCCAAACCATAAAGAAACTTTAGTAAAATTCTACCACACATATAGTTATAATTCATAGTAGATAAAGCGGGAAAGCTGCTTCTTCTCCATTAAAGATTGCTGCCAATTCTATCGTtccagttttttttttttttcacttcaATGACTGTATgtgtacattttcaattattattttaacttaACTTCTAGAAGCAAGTAAGAGGCAAAAGGACTTGATTTGAAACGTTTATAAGATTACTTTGTgcttaattaatcgaaattaatacTATGGACGAGAAAATTATAACTCTAATAACGAACGATCGCTgtttatactttaaaataacgaaataaaatctttaaaatactttaaaataacgatatatttcgaataaattaatactctacaaaataaaatctaacTTCATTATCACTACTTTgcattctttttcatttgttaggaaattatttatatcatcgTACCGATAGTAATtcaaacatattaatatatctgctcccatttttcttgaaatgcaatatacatgtaattacgaaataatacgaatttataataatttcaagtaCCATAAcgacaaattgaaaatattcatcggCATCAATATCGGCGTACATAATTCAACGGCACTTCCATTAACAAACGATCAAAGGGATgctgaaaaagaaatggattCAATAGCCAGAATGGCGATCCACACCACTCGACAGAAAGTTGCATCGGGTGATCGAAGAGTAGAAACAGATATCCGCAATCCCAGTGGAAGAAATTTGGCCATTTCATAGACGCAACGCTACGTATAAGAAAGCGGTAATTTATTAGCGCAACGCtagatatttaaacgaatttaacGTAAAGTTGCTATCTATagatgagaaaaaaaaaaaaaaaaagaaaactatgcGCTATAGTCAGAAATCGCAACGCTACGAAATTAGTTCTAAATTAACGTCGTTTGAAATCACCTttagataaaagaaaacgcgacaaattcatattctaataattattcacgATAGGATATACTAAGAACAATCGCGACATCTTCTAATTCGCAACTGTAATTGGTAACgcgaaatttaagaaaaaaataaataaatttaaaagttgtaTTTGCAGGGAACGATAGGGAGAAGGGGTGGCTGATTTTCGAAATGTATAATACACTGCTGTATACcgattattattcatttctcaCCAACAAACAGCTATTACGTATACATATTAAGAAAACGGAATATACGTGTATTATTTCAAACGCCGTTTATATATTGCaagatattttctaatatatgtCCCAAtctttattaatgttttaaaatataatatcatttcatCAGGAAAGATTCGATTCTGAATGTTCGTTATCAGAGTGTGAAATATAGTATTTGCTAATATATTATGTTGCACCTTATAAAGATTCGACGATActtctaataaattaaacttcttTACATAAACATGTCCGAAGTGATTAATGATTAGAGTGTATATTTAATCTTCCAGAGAAACCTATTTCAACATGTCTTGTTCAGACCCTTTGATATaccgataataaataataataaaccgATCTTCTCATtcgaatacataaaaatataataattttgcagcAGATTGTTTTCTAATAACAATCAAAtgattcgtataattttctatatattgaTATACAAACATTAATCACTTAATAAGTATATCTGTCTAATTTATATGGCCGAAacagtttcaaaatttgatttctttaagcgtttttccttcgtcttaatattttcaacaaattatgcaactatttataaaataatgtcatTATATACCGATCGTAAGGTGTATAGCAATTACGTAGCAAATATCGATCATCATTGATtcaataaaaagagaaaataatcgtcTACATACGTCTGCTTTGTTCTAATACCTCGATCATTATTAAATCTGCATGAGAAATCAACGactcaattattaataatcatcTGTAGCGTCCATTTCGTATCAGttcgaattatcgattattaatcgCCTGTGGCGTCTGTGATGTGATGAACCTCTATCTATCATTTCAGTCACGTGACCAGCCAATAATCTGcacaaaagaaaaacgaaaatttcaaataaatgtatgACAAAATCAGTAATTAACAATAACAGAGCAAATTATAGCGAGATAAAGCGACGATAAAATCCAAAGTCTCCATCAAAGGTCGGTGGTAATGcgaattatatataacttCAACCATCAGAAATACAGTCaagaataaatgtataataaaccGATAATTTAAAGCAATTAAACTAATTATAGCggaataaagtaataatagaaCCCAAATTTTATCTCAAAGACCGGTAATATGACGACTGTAACCTGTCAAATACCCAGTCAACgatgaaagtaaaagaaaatttcgttataCTACTTAATTTTACTAAGATTATAATCAATAAGCGATTAAATACGAACGTACTATTCGAATGAAGCAGATGATAAAAGTGTAGAAATGTTGGTAAACTTGAAATGAAAGTACTAATAATAATGACAGGGTAACGCTCGACGGGACGAATGTTCTCGCTCCACGATTGTCAAGAGTACAACGTCGCCCCACGGTACGTTTCTCCGCGAAACTACGACTTTCCAATATTTCGCATCAACAGGCGCGCTCGATTTGACTTTCACAATATTCTGCGCCAATAGGCACCCTCCGTTTCACTCCGCAATACATCGCGCCAATAGGAGCGCCCTATTGGCCAGAATTGTGACGGAATTCGAATCTACACCGCACCAACTTCAAGTTAAAGAGGTTACCTACTTTATCAAACGACGAAGGGAACTATATTACCGATGTAActatattatgtatacatatattatcaATGACAACATCATCGACTAAAGATGAGATAGACCTCTAGTGCAATGTAAAAAACGGTGTCCTACGAACCGGTGGGCTACGTCACAGACGAAATATACGACTAGACGAATCACTTTATGAACCTTCGTGGCCCAACGTAACTCCTATACCGACTAGGAAATTCGACACGATACTGATTTTAACGTTCTCTGTTTATAAATGACAGCTACTTGACAAACTATTTACAGATTATTcataatcaaaataaaattctcgtcATCGATAATGATTACCGGtagcaaagaaaattttattcatttataatgattatttgtgaccaaaatttttttaatcgaggACATTAACTCTTATACCATATAGTAACTTAAAAATTTGCCTTATAACAGTTATGACGTGTGGCACTAATAAGTTACActtaaaagttagaaaattctGCTTTGAAGTCGGAAATTTtgcattcttttattttaccattgaaacgattaaacataattaaatatcacttATGTACAATTCAAACGCAAGTATCCGAAGATTAAGTGATAGAAACGGTATTAAGGTAGCTATTATGGTCattgaatttgtttttttcgTGCTGTATAAggatatggaaaaataaatatatacagttctatttaaaaaggaaaagaaaaaaatggtgATGACCACCACTTGTAATCTTGTAAGAAAAGTGACCATGAAATAGAGCTGTTTTCACCGTTGCATGTGGCCCTTGAATTATACTTGATACTGAAAAGTTTTTTCATACAACAGTAATAAATAAGGCAAATGCTTAGGTGATCCCATTTATCTGGGTCActctacatatatgtatacatatattatggtagcgcgcgcgcgcgcgcgcgcgcgtgtgtgtgtgtgtgtgtgtgtgtgtgtgtgtgttagTTAATCCATTATATTTAACagtattttttctaattatgaTATTAACTTCATCGCTTATATTACTTACACTTTATGTAATACGGAGATAGTAATCTTAACCcttataatcaaaataatctATTTCTGGTTCTGATGTTTTTATGCTTAATGTTGTCTCTGGCTTTTGGATCTTTTTCGCAGGCAGTGATAATATTGTCCTAAAGAGAACAAATGGATGGATTTGAAATTAACATTGGGTTGACAACTAGgtaattgcggattttgtcattaggtgatgattttgacaaaatccgcaatcatttagttgccaacccgaTATACAAACccattgttaatttattaaaactacaTGACAGATTTTGGAAATGctaaatttacttaattttacttACTTCACGGACCCATCAGCTTTTGTAGTATTTAACATTGGACCTGGAACTTTTCTCTGACCATTTTCCCGTTGTACAATCTCTAATAAACTATAACTAGGTAACCAAcactgtaataaatttcaacataataccagaaaattaaattataagttCAATTCTGCTAGTTAAACGTAAAATGTGCATTACCTTATCTTTTACAGCAGTCGCAACAACATTTCTTTTTGGCTCCTGATCATATGCCTGGCTTTCACAACCAAAATGTTCACAAGACTCGTGAATAAAATGACGTTTGTCTTTGTTCATGCTATCAAAGGAATAACTGCGTGATTTTTGTTTAGAGGTTTTCGCTAATTGAACCAACTCGGTTAATTTGTCATGAACCATCTGACAAAAATGAGGATCCTTTTTAGCCCACTGTTTCATAAAATCACTGTATCTAGGCATTAATTTCCCACTTAAATCTGGATTCGCAATTTGCAAACCCAACGCCAATCTTCTATTCCgttctattattttacattcatcATTGCATTCTAAAGTCTTTAACTGATTCTGCTTCTTTGCTCCTTGACCAAATACTTCTTCCAAATTAATGGAATGACCTAATTGCATATCGGCCATTTTACTAGCTAATATGCTACTTGCTATTCTCTGATATTCTTTAGAATTTTCGGCGCAAACACGCGACATAGTCCTATGCCCACACTGACACGTCACCTATGTACAaagagatttttattaatgatttaGAAAGccaatatattaatacaaactTTAAACTTAATTATACAGAGATCTTATGTATCAACAAGCCGTGAATGTCATTttgaaaacatatttaattaattaccttAACCATCTCCTTGCAAGGTGTGTCTGGACATTTACCCTCGTGACACGGAGCAGCACAGATGTGTCCACACAGTTCCCTTTGAACAGTACAAGGCTGAGAACATTGTTGTCCTGGTTTTTCACATGGTCCAGAATGACAGATAGTAATGCATTTATGTCGGCCACAGGATATGGGCTTGTTACATGACAAACCGcatgaaatttcgttaacatAGCATGGTACAGCTTTTCGTAACTCATGTTTGCCATGACACCATCTTTGAGTAAGAACAGTACAAGGCGGACAGTTTAATTCACTATGgcaattatgtaatatttcatgGCCACAGGAGTGCTGTCGAGAGCAAGGTCTATCACATGTAGGTCTTCTTGTCCCGCAAGGAACGGGAGGATATATCACAGAAGCCCCGCATTCACAGTATAATTCATCAAAACTACTTCGCCAACAAGGTTGACACCTtcctattttaatataatgtttcatattaatctattaattCCGTTaactctttttcttcttttggtACAAATCTTAGTTTCTTTTACTCTTTATTGTACAGTatgatttttatgatttctacttaatttttacgatttaacttcaatattaatattaacactATCATTAACGTAATTTAATACCTTTATGACAGCTTTGTTCACATTTATGCCTCCCACAGCTTAAAGTTTTAGAACATATTAACGGACAAATGTGTTCTATCTCTATACAACACAGTTGGTTACATTTGTGCTTCCCACAAGaccttttttttatacacCTCTTTTCACACCTTGCATCATCAGCTTTTGTTATCAAATCTTTACAAGCTATTTCCCTATCCATGTTTCCGCAGCGGCATCTAACATTGGTAATTAAGTCACAAACAGGACAATCTCCTACATGACACTTCACTTTACACTTATGAGGATTATCTGCagacaatatattatatcagaAAATCTTTACtgtattttatcaaaagtCCCATGCACCTTCAATTTGGGATGAAATACTCACTAGGTTGCCcgcatttcaaatttctcaaacATATTTTGTCACAGACTGGGATTGAATCTAAGCAAGTTTGTCTCTTATCTATTAACGGTGTTTGCCCACAGCAGCAAGTTGTAATTTTGTCAGGAGTTAAAGAACAGGATTCGCAAGCATCCGCATGACACAATTTTGTACAAGTGTGATTACCACATTCTAACAATTTACCGCAAATAGTTCCACAAGAATATGTAAACGATATATTACTCTGGCaagttatttcttttgtacttTTGCCACAATAACACTCTGAAAATAAATACGCTATcagaacgaaatttaatactttaatttacattatgtc
Encoded proteins:
- the LOC122573371 gene encoding mucin-12 isoform X4 — encoded protein: MTTTTEKYVSTGPSGAPSGIPDLNFIDSELQNVQPGQSKTIAYKQVSYQYNKSLDGKPIDSWVADNALTNTSSALIDDIRERSYEESTIPRGLEPVGKSVNRELVYNDSSVSRSKQTSPLPAGTQRDVRYIHESSSYQTEPAQNTTVTTTVHANAAQEYGNVEYVPVPSPTAAIPINLAPGPNTKVTTTIKTYTYELPGPPETYLPGGNAPGTVVLPGDQTITYTIPKGTSSTDKTITYQTVTENVPSRTPAGYSSPPPPVTDVTKKSTTIHQESKFYHEEHHDSPANVQPTTTVTYHPGSPLLANKTTITRNEKYYQLDGGYPNGHTAGDRPPDHPGTTVIYQNQPPAINETRTTINRIEEHYPSRPPSGGRHPTPDKPATPVNYYTSPVQSTSPPQSTTTIYKFSNTTTSIPPNKNPEDHELLLPKPFPTEAVQLYPSNKPANNNVQTPPKKLEDLMASFSDTEREVLEDIEKREKEQQKESPTVKKEVDFVPHTPPKVKSKNVAGPPVYYPPGAAEFTKKEEASAAMSQSGGGGWQKAKAKYEYEASGKSKSKSSSGKAVVPVCLPLCCALPCVIM
- the LOC122573371 gene encoding mucin-12 isoform X3, yielding MSAAVRERTTTHTSRKIVSHGSPISGQSQSTTTANSLENNLDALLEDLQTSVSRSATPSRGGRALSPQVEYRVAANPTKVVSEGRAISPTRTMTTTTEKYVSTGPSGAPSGIPDLNFIDSELQNVQPGQSKTIAYKQVSYQYNKSLDGKPIDSWVADNALTNTSSALIDDIRERSYEESTIPRGLEPVGKSVNRELVYNDSSVSRSKQTSPLPAGTQRDVRYIHESSSYQTEPAQNTTVTTTVHANAAQEYGNVEYVPVPSPTAAIPINLAPGPNTKVTTTIKTYTYELPGPPETYLPGGNAPGTVVLPGDQTITYTIPKGTSSTDKTITYQTVTENVPSRTPAGYSSPPPPVTDVTKKSTTIHQESKFYHEEHHDSPANVQPTTTVTYHPGSPLLANKTTITRNEKYYQLDGGYPNGHTAGDRPPDHPGTTVIYQNQPPAINETRTTINRIEEHYPSRPPSGGRHPTPDKPATPVNYYTSPVQSTSPPQSTTTIYKFSNTTTSIPPNKNPEDHELLLPKPFPTEAVQLYPSNKPANNNVQTPPKKLEDLMASFSDTEREVLEDIEKREKEQQKESPTVKKEVDFVPHTPPKVKSKNVAGPPVYYPPGAAEFTKKEEASAAMSQSGGGGWQKAKAKYEYEASGKSKSKSSSGKAVVPVCLPLCCALPCVIM
- the LOC122573371 gene encoding mucin-12 isoform X1, with the protein product MKYVKRRMSDRWRKSGVSESKKKFFLHRRVFATLKLTRSANRASDLEKLGAHARTLVLRCNTHSRAKRKVDRVSTGQAATVWCHVSRLESVNRRSFHSTREISRRNEKRTTERRNGHILLQISDYPFSRDALLEDLQTSVSRSATPSRGGRALSPQVEYRVAANPTKVVSEGRAISPTRTMTTTTEKYVSTGPSGAPSGIPDLNFIDSELQNVQPGQSKTIAYKQVSYQYNKSLDGKPIDSWVADNALTNTSSALIDDIRERSYEESTIPRGLEPVGKSVNRELVYNDSSVSRSKQTSPLPAGTQRDVRYIHESSSYQTEPAQNTTVTTTVHANAAQEYGNVEYVPVPSPTAAIPINLAPGPNTKVTTTIKTYTYELPGPPETYLPGGNAPGTVVLPGDQTITYTIPKGTSSTDKTITYQTVTENVPSRTPAGYSSPPPPVTDVTKKSTTIHQESKFYHEEHHDSPANVQPTTTVTYHPGSPLLANKTTITRNEKYYQLDGGYPNGHTAGDRPPDHPGTTVIYQNQPPAINETRTTINRIEEHYPSRPPSGGRHPTPDKPATPVNYYTSPVQSTSPPQSTTTIYKFSNTTTSIPPNKNPEDHELLLPKPFPTEAVQLYPSNKPANNNVQTPPKKLEDLMASFSDTEREVLEDIEKREKEQQKESPTVKKEVDFVPHTPPKVKSKNVAGPPVYYPPGAAEFTKKEEASAAMSQSGGGGWQKAKAKYEYEASGKSKSKSSSGKAVVPVCLPLCCALPCVIM